From one Rubrobacter xylanophilus genomic stretch:
- the hisH gene encoding imidazole glycerol phosphate synthase subunit HisH: protein MRVAVVDYDAGNTLSVTRALARAGAGVELTSEPERVLAADALVLPGVGAFGDCVGKLRERGLDEACREAYRSGKPFLGVCVGLQVLFESSEESPGTAGLGLLPGRVVRFRGEGLRVPHMGWNTLRVRGEHPVLEGLDGEAFYFVHSYHPEPAEPGDLLASALYGGEFCAAAGRENLFAVQFHPEKSSRAGLRLYENFLGWARGLS, encoded by the coding sequence TTGAGGGTCGCGGTGGTGGACTACGACGCGGGCAACACCCTCTCGGTCACCCGGGCGCTCGCGCGGGCCGGGGCGGGGGTGGAGCTCACCTCGGAGCCGGAGCGGGTGCTCGCCGCCGACGCTCTGGTGCTGCCGGGGGTGGGGGCGTTTGGGGACTGCGTTGGGAAACTGCGCGAGCGGGGGCTGGACGAGGCGTGCCGGGAGGCATACCGCTCCGGGAAGCCGTTCCTCGGGGTGTGCGTCGGGCTTCAGGTCCTCTTTGAATCTTCAGAGGAGTCGCCGGGGACCGCGGGGCTCGGGCTGCTCCCGGGCCGGGTGGTGCGCTTCCGCGGCGAGGGACTCAGGGTTCCGCACATGGGTTGGAACACCCTCCGGGTGCGCGGTGAGCATCCGGTTCTCGAGGGGCTCGACGGCGAGGCCTTCTACTTCGTCCATTCCTACCACCCCGAGCCCGCCGAGCCCGGCGATCTCCTCGCGAGCGCGCTCTACGGCGGGGAGTTCTGCGCCGCCGCCGGGCGAGAGAACCTCTTCGCCGTGCAGTTTCACCCGGAGAAGAGCAGCCGGGCCGGGCTCCGGCTGTACGAGAACTTCCTGGGGTGGGCGCGTGGGCTCTCCTGA
- the hisD gene encoding histidinol dehydrogenase — protein MVRLDARRMNPREVVRRLRRPKGFLSREVRSAVRRVVEDVRERGDEALLEYAERFDGVRPDPLRVPPEEIARARDSLPEEIAEAFRASAANVRRFHERELDLSWELELAGARLGQRVRPLRRAGIYVPGGHGAYPSTLVMTAVPAQVAGVKELCVCTPPGPDGRPNQRMLAVAGLLGVEEVYAAGGAQAVAAMAFGTESIRKVDKIVGPGNDYVTAAKLEVFGEVGIDAPQGPSELLVIADGTARPEWVALDLMAQAEHLSGASSVLLTPSGDLAGRVEPLLSGRPAEHVTLVLVRDLDQAVELANLYAPEHAHLFCAGAEALLERVEAAGLVAVGDTSPVALSDYAAGPSHALPTGGTALWASALGTHDFLVRINHMRFSREGLGSIGPHVERLAHLEGFENHAASVRVRLE, from the coding sequence GTGGTTAGGCTGGACGCCCGACGGATGAACCCCCGCGAGGTGGTTCGCCGGCTCCGTCGCCCGAAGGGCTTCCTCTCCCGGGAGGTTCGCTCGGCGGTCCGCCGAGTAGTCGAGGACGTCCGTGAGAGGGGGGACGAGGCGCTGCTGGAGTACGCCGAACGCTTCGACGGGGTGCGTCCGGACCCCTTGAGGGTTCCCCCGGAGGAGATCGCCCGCGCCCGCGACTCCCTGCCGGAGGAGATCGCCGAGGCGTTTCGGGCGTCCGCGGCGAACGTCCGCCGCTTTCACGAGCGGGAGCTGGACCTCTCCTGGGAACTGGAGCTGGCCGGCGCGCGGCTCGGTCAGCGGGTGCGGCCGCTGCGGCGGGCCGGGATCTACGTCCCCGGAGGACACGGGGCCTACCCGAGCACGCTGGTGATGACCGCCGTCCCGGCGCAGGTGGCGGGGGTGAAGGAGCTCTGCGTCTGCACCCCTCCGGGTCCCGACGGGCGTCCGAACCAACGGATGCTCGCGGTCGCCGGGCTCCTGGGCGTCGAAGAGGTCTACGCCGCGGGCGGGGCCCAGGCGGTGGCCGCGATGGCCTTCGGCACCGAGAGCATCCGGAAGGTGGACAAGATCGTTGGTCCCGGAAACGACTACGTCACAGCCGCCAAGCTGGAGGTCTTCGGGGAGGTGGGTATCGATGCCCCGCAGGGACCGAGCGAACTGCTCGTGATAGCCGACGGCACCGCCCGTCCTGAGTGGGTCGCGCTGGACCTCATGGCGCAGGCGGAGCACCTCTCGGGCGCTTCCTCGGTGCTTCTTACCCCAAGCGGGGACCTCGCGGGGCGCGTGGAACCCCTGCTCTCCGGCCGGCCCGCCGAGCACGTGACGCTCGTGCTCGTGCGCGACCTCGACCAGGCTGTGGAACTGGCCAACCTCTACGCGCCCGAGCACGCGCACCTGTTCTGCGCGGGCGCCGAGGCGCTGCTGGAGCGGGTGGAGGCGGCGGGCCTCGTCGCCGTGGGGGATACGAGTCCCGTCGCCCTCTCCGACTACGCCGCGGGCCCCTCCCACGCTCTGCCCACCGGCGGGACGGCCCTCTGGGCCTCGGCCCTGGGCACCCACGACTTCCTCGTTCGTATCAACCACATGCGCTTCTCCCGGGAGGGACTGGGCTCCATCGGCCCCCACGTCGAGCGGCTCGCCCATCTCGAAGGTTTCGAGAACCACGCCGCGAGCGTGCGGGTGAGGCTCGAGTGA
- the hisB gene encoding imidazoleglycerol-phosphate dehydratase HisB: MGRSGSVERRTGETFVRVRLELDGEGRTEISTGVGFFDHLLHLLAHHSGMDLEVKAEGDTWVDDHHTVEDTGLVLGRALDEALGDRSGLVRFADASVPLIEALSTAVVDLGGRSHLTCNLGEMPEKIGTFDTELFPEFLRAFTQYGRFTLHLNCHYGENAHHKVESGVKALAVSLRAAASLRASGTASTKGVVD; this comes from the coding sequence ATGGGGCGCAGCGGGAGCGTGGAGCGCAGGACCGGCGAGACGTTCGTGCGGGTGAGGCTCGAGCTCGACGGGGAGGGGCGGACGGAGATCTCCACGGGCGTGGGGTTCTTCGACCACCTGCTGCACCTGCTGGCGCACCACTCCGGGATGGATCTGGAGGTAAAGGCCGAGGGCGACACGTGGGTGGACGACCACCACACCGTCGAGGACACCGGGCTCGTGCTGGGGCGGGCTCTCGATGAGGCTCTCGGTGACCGGTCGGGACTGGTGCGCTTCGCCGACGCCAGCGTCCCGCTCATCGAGGCCCTCAGCACGGCGGTCGTGGACCTCGGGGGCCGGAGCCACCTCACCTGCAACCTGGGGGAGATGCCCGAGAAGATCGGGACGTTCGACACCGAGCTCTTCCCGGAGTTTTTGCGGGCCTTCACCCAGTACGGCCGCTTCACGCTGCACCTCAACTGCCACTACGGAGAGAATGCTCACCACAAGGTCGAGTCCGGCGTGAAGGCGCTCGCGGTCTCCCTGCGGGCGGCCGCCTCCCTCCGTGCCTCGGGTACGGCTTCTACCAAAGGGGTGGTGGATTGA